The following are encoded together in the Perca flavescens isolate YP-PL-M2 chromosome 22, PFLA_1.0, whole genome shotgun sequence genome:
- the pks1 gene encoding uncharacterized protein pks1, whose amino-acid sequence MEDAEDDIAVIGIGCNFPGGEGLDNFWRVLLEGKNCAVDIPAERFDTTFWYDADDRKPGKTQTTKAALIEGFNEFDHKFFGITEAEAEFMDPQQKLLLHCTYRALEDAGIAMESISGSRTGVYIGLMNRDYEILRSNSPATITHYNGTGTAMSVAANRISFTFNLTGPSFAIDSACSSSLVALHVACQAIKQGDCGMALCGGVSCIIEPRVFVALSKAKMISPEGTSKPFSSRADGYGRGEGCGVVLLKPLKNAIKDCNKIWGIVSKTAVNQDGHSVTPITKPSMTQQQELLQRVYSESDLANVQYIEAHGTGTPVGDPTEAASISNVIAKAKPPGSERLWIGSVKGNIGHTESAAGVAGLIKVLLMMKHATIVPSVFYSEDSASVDVKTLPISIPIKAERWETHWSLGRVAGINSFGFGGTNAHVIVREYRQTTVPTQTPKGCPNLFVISAASEKSLIMSITDTHHRLLSDQTVDLQALSYTSACGRSHSRHKYRKAFPTSSLSDLEHQLTSALKIKVRPISSDIQVVFVFCGNGVAYRGMCKQLLREVPVFKDKVREVENLFQSHKSISISQWLAGEYDNEDFSKANVVQPLLFAIQVGIATLLKQWGVKPDAVLGHSVGEVAAAHCSGLLSLEDAVKVLYHRSNLQSKVTGGKMLVVGNVAVEKVLKILPEFSGKICVAAFNSPQSCTLSGDADAIDILHQRLKIVFTEKNLFLHELDVPAAYHSHMMDPILDDIEKSINPLDANNTECRLFSTVTGDSYSDGDFRTGRYWARNIREPVLFEQTLRAATKDKQSRTNVVFVEIGPRRALQRNIHETLGNNAIVLPSVQPEKDYDTVLSTLAKLFELGIRVDWHQLYRGSETLPIALPVYQFVKTKTELNFEAVRKGGESSAFSPHTLISQIKQENKEYMCNLSLETAPYLWEHKNNGVPIVPGAFYVELAYASVMASLRPKKPVSLLQLSVRFENLLTLSSNCHQLKVTLEHAENEASFKIQSSVATHSSGTYRCTDGQPLLEEPTICLDMISQRCKLVMKRKEIYSILSQAGFEYGAVFKQLDDVHFGDEFKEAVTAIQVPSGLLKHLHEYFIHPVVLDYFLQMTAVVAIGRLTAKQGFPSAIGSVAISGPLQEEMVMYLRVTQETPDVLDVCGSFSTTKGHVLVELKGVRISFLGNCSSVLQSRFFHNEITAIPDMKNLQNHKIKAIVFEDKLGIAKGLRPYIHPESALVESREHWIADQIRNVVFDSLTNIVDLENVLFIWGVEDLSHLSSETMLDCLVTCCELFRQIVLALNESKRSCTVRVITYRSAEKIVDHVSPGFVLSGMTRACAAEMAGLSFQLIDLASVTSEDLQTLVRVINTCKKQEVMISKGQASTTRIARTPMGDGALCQSDMHSVYVSDFVLQTTDPYRMAHLSAIPYDTNANYVKEKSVEMQLTNVCAHSSDYFPITTSHLNFGKTMYWNKHTSQTHKLLALDFSGIVTAVGKDVCHLRVGDHIASCYPVAATAKIIIPEAVCYSTKRLPFLKETPCVSYFILAWEILQRILFKVKQQHRKLLILSSNSASALMKVLALTANRSGWNVSSLPHFRGKSQHFDHSHAFVFLPPFDHSWQWMHDSGTHDRHLIFVCSNHMSSSLSANMFALKSKHMHVHQIDVANVLQRANLQVQNRNILDWLISLGFDTESLPLKRQIFQLSSLEKPQTDADAESYFTTKTVQQVVLDHRECDCPASEIPLLTRPGKPFKPSCVYIVTGGLSGLGLETVKFIAHNGGGCIATLSRSTLTDEMQFEMELLQRRYEVTIMNVQCDVSVSMQVVDAISKIKQRFSSCSIKGVFHSAAVLHDALIKNLDESLFRKVMKPKVSGALNLHYATLHNKLDFFVCYSSISSFIGNASQCNYAAANSFLDAFCHYRRNLGLAGQSINWGPLNLGLLLNKDHFQKFLEAKGMMVMDVCDVQEALEKCIVINRPQQVICKFNFKNLHIHVLSQNASLRERLSALVEMELKDELSNEPRVQNLSSTHGSVRSIVSDISNVGVDELDDDSALSALGIDSMLAMTLQNKIFQETGVNVPLVRILDPNSTLATLSAIVKNNE is encoded by the exons ATGGAGGATGCAGAGGATGACATAGCTGTTATCGGCATTGGATGCAATTTCCCTGGAG GTGAGGGCTTGGACAATTTCTGGAGGGTTCTGTTGGAGGGGAAGAACTGTGCCGTAGATATTCCAGCAGAGAGATTTGACACCACTTTTTGGTATGATGCTGATGATAGAAAACCTGGAAAAACACAGACCACCAAAGCAGCTCTTATAGAAGG gTTTAATGAGTTTGATCACAAGTTTTTTGGCATTACTGAAGCAGAGGCTGAATTCATGGACCCTCAGCAGAAACTCCTTCTGCATTGTACATACAGGGCATTGGAAGATGCAGGAATCGCTATGGAAAGCATCAGTGGCAGCAGAACTGGAGTTTACATAG GTCTAATGAACAGGGATTACGAGATACTCCGAAGTAACAGTCCTGCTACGATAACCCACTACAACGGCACTGGGACGGCCATGAGTGTGGCTGCCAATAGAATATCCTTCACCTTTAATCTCACTGGCCCTTCTTTTGCCATAGACAGTGCCTGTTCTTCATCTTTGGTGGCTCTACATGTAGCCTGCCAGGCTATAAAGCAAG GAGACTGTGGGATGGCTCTGTGTGGAGGTGTCAGCTGTATAATAGAGCCAAGAGTGTTTGTAGCTCTCAGCAAGGCCAAGATGATCTCACCTGAGGGGACCAGCAAACCTTTCTCCAGCAGAGCAGATGGCTATGGTAGAGGGGAGGGCTGTGGTGTAGTTCTCCTGAAGCCTCTGAAAAAC GCCATAAAAGACTGCAACAAAATATGGGGTATTGTCAGCAAAACAGCGGTCAACCAAGATGGACACTCAGTCACTCCAATCACCAAACCCTCCATGACTCAACAACAGGAGCTGTTGCAAAGAGTCTACTCAGAGTCTGACCTTGCGAATGTCCAGTACATAGAGGCACATGGGACGGGAACTCCAGTTGGAGATCCAACAGAGGCAGCAAGCATCTCAAACGTCATTGCTAAAGCCAAACCTCCTGGTTCAGAGAGGCTGTGGATTGGCTCTGTGAAGGGCAACATTGGACATACAGAATCTGCAGCTGGAGTTGCCGGACTCATTAAGGTACTCTTAATGATGAAGCATGCAACCATTGTTCCCTCAGTTTTCTACTCAGAAGACAGTGCCAGTGTAGATGTAAAAACTCTGCCGATAAGCATTCCGATTAAAGCTGAAAGATGGGAGACACATTGGTCATTAGGAAGGGTGGCTGGGATCAACAGCTTTGGGTTTGGAGGCACAAATGCACACGTGATTGTAAGAGAGTACAGACAGACCACCGTACCCACTCAGACTCCAAAAGGCTGTCCAAATCTCTTTGTAATATCTGCAGCCTCTGAGAAATCACTTATCATGTCTATTACTGACACCCACCACAGGCTTCTCAGTGATCAAACAGTTGACTTACAGGCATTGTCATACACTTCAGCATGTGGAAGGAGTCATTCCAGACACAAATATAGGAAGGCCTTTCCAACATCTTCCCTCTCAGATTTAGAACATCAGCTGACATCTGCACTAAAAATAAAAGTTCGGCCAATAAGCTCTGACATCCAGgtggtgtttgtgttttgtgggAATGGGGTCGCCTACAGGGGTATGTGCAAGCAGCTCCTGAGAGAGGTTCCTGTTTTCAAAGATAAGGTCAGAGAAGTTGAGAATCTCTTTCAGAGTCATAAAAGCATCAGCATTAGTCAATGGCTTGCTGGTGAATACGATAATGAGGATTTCAGCAAGGCAAATGTTGTCCAGCCTCTTCTTTTTGCGATTCAGGTGGGCATTGCCACTCTCCTAAAGCAATGGGGTGTCAAACCTGATGCCGTGCTTGGACACTCTGTTGGTGAGGTTGCTGCTGCTCACTGTTCTGGTCTCCTGTCTCTTGAGGATGCTGTAAAAGTATTGTATCACCGCAGTAATCTTCAGAGTAAGGTCACAGGGGGGAAGATGCTTGTTGTTGGTAATGTGGCAGTAGAAAAGGTATTAAAAATCCTTCCAGAGTTTTCTGGGAAGATTTGTGTTGCAGCGTTCAACAGCCCCCAGTCCTGCACTCTGTCAGGGGATGCAGATGCCATAGACATCCTTCATCAAAGGCTGAAGATTGTGTTTACAGAGAAAAATCTGTTCCTGCATGAGTTAGATGTGCCAGCAGCATACCATAGCCACATGATGGATCCTATACTGGATGACATTGAGAAAAGTATCAATCCCTTGGATGCCAACAACACGGAGTGCAGGCTTTTTTCTACAGTGACAGGAGACAGTTATTCAGATGGTGACTTTAGAACAGGCAGGTACTGGGCAAGGAACATCAGAGAGCCTGTTTTATTTGAACAAACACTGCGTGCTGCCACCAAAGACAAGCAATCAAGGACAAATGTGGTTTTTGTGGAGATTGGACCTAGGAGGGCTCTCCAAAGGAACATACATGAGACTTTGGGAAATAACGCCATAGTTCTTCCCTCTGTTCAGCCAGAGAAAGATTACGACACAGTCTTATCTACCTTGGCAAAACTATTTGAACTGGGCATCAGAGTGGACTGGCATCAACTCTACAGAGGTTCTGAAACATTGCCCATAGCTCTTCCAGTCTATCAGTTTGTCAAAACAAAGACAGAATTGAACTTTGAAGCTGTGAGAAAAGGTGGTGAATCATCTGCATTTTCCCCACATACGCTCATATCCCAAATAAAGCAGGAAAACAAAGAGTATATGTGCAACCTCTCATTAGAGACTGCACCATATCTTTGGGAGCATAAAAACAATGGCGTTCCCATTGTGCCAGGCGCGTTCTATGTTGAACTAGCTTATGCCTCAGTGATGGCAAGTTTAAGGCCAAAGAAACCTGTTTCTCTGCTCCAGCTCAGTGTACGGTTTGAGAATCTGCTTACACTAAGCTCAAACTGTCATCAGTTGAAAGTGACACTGGAACATGCAGAGAATGAGGcttcatttaaaatacagtCTTCTGTCGCAACACATAGCTCTGGCACATACAGGTGTACAGATGGCCAACCGCTGTTAGAAGAACCAACCATTTGTCTTGACATGATCTCCCAGAGGTGCAAATTGGTTATGAAGAGAAAAGAGATTTATTCAATTCTTTCTCAAGCAGGATTTGAATATGGCGCTGTCTTTAAACAGCTTGACGATGTGCATTTTGGAGATGAATTCAAGGAAGCTGTGACAGCAATTCAAGTCCCTAGTGGACTTCTTAAACACCTTCATGAGTATTTCATTCACCCTGTGGTATTGGACTATTTCTTGCAAATGACCGCTGTGGTAGCTATCGGACGGCTAACAGCCAAGCAGGGGTTCCCTTCAGCTATCGGTAGTGTAGCCATTTCAGGACCACTACAAGAGGAAATGGTTATGTACTTACGGGTCACTCAGGAGACTCCAGACGTCCTTGATGTATGTGGTAGCTTTTCCACCACAAAGGGTCATGTACTGGTGGAACTTAAGGGGGTGAGGATCTCATTTTTGGGCAATTGCTCAAGTGTTCTTCAGTCACGGTTCTTCCACAATGAAATAACTGCAATTCCTGATATGAAAAACTTgcaaaatcacaaaataaaagcaatagtTTTTGAAGACAAACTCGGCATTGCTAAAGGACTTAGGCCATACATTCACCCAGAGTCAGCACTTGTGGAGAGCAGAGAGCATTGGATTGCAGATCAAATTCGAAATGTAGTGTTTGACTCACTTACCAACATTGTGGATTTGGAAAATGTTCTCTTCATTTGGGGTGTAGAGGACCTCAGTCACTTGTCATCTGAGACGATGCTGGACTGCTTGGTGACTTGCTGTGAGTTGTTTCGGCAGATTGTTTTAGCGTTGAATGAGAGCAAACGCTCTTGCACTGTCCGCGTCATAACCTATAGATCGGCAGAAAAAATTGTGGACCACGTCAGTCCTGGTTTCGTGCTGTCTGGTATGACAAGGGCTTGTGCAGCAGAGATGGCAGGTCTCTCGTTTCAACTGATTGACCTTGCTTCTGTGACCAGTGAAGACCTTCAAACGTTGGTTCGTGTGATAAACACCTGCAAAAAACAAGAGGTCATGATCAGCAAAGGCCAAGCATCAACAACAAGAATAGCACGGACCCCGATGGGGGACGGCGCTTTATGTCAAAGTGATATGCACTCAGTATATGTGAGCGACTTTGTTCTACAGACAACTGATCCATACAGAATGGCTCACTTGTCTGCCATCCCCTACGACACAAATGCAAATTATGTCAAAGAGAAGTCAGTTGAGATGCAGCTTACCAATGTCTGCGCTCACTCATCTGATTACTTTCCCATCACCACTTCACATTTGAACTTCGGCAAGACAATGTATTGGAACAAGCATACGTCACAGACTCACAAGCTCCTCGCTTTAGATTTTAGTGGCATTGTCACAGCTGTTGGGAAAGATGTTTGTCATCTAAGAGTGGGAGATCATATAGCTTCATGTTACCCAGTTGCTGCCACTGCGAAGATTATAATTCCCGAAGCCGTGTGCTACAGCACAAAGAGGCTCCCGTTTCTGAAAGAGACTCCATGTGTGTCTTACTTCATACTGGCATGGGAGATCCTGCAGAGAATACTGTTTAAGGTAAAACAACAGCACAGAAAGCTGCTCATCCTCTCCTCCAACTCAGCCTCTGCTCTGATGAAGGTTTTGGCTCTGACAGCAAACAGGTCAGGCTGGAATGTTTCTTCTTTgccacatttcagagggaaatctCAACATTTTGATCATAGtcatgcatttgtttttctaCCCCCGTTCGATCACTCCTGGCAGTGGATGCATGACAGCGGTACTCATGACAGACACCTTATTTTTGTATGTAGCAATCACATGTCATCCTCACTCTCAGCAAACATGTTTGCATTGAAGAGTAAACACATGCATGTACATCAAATTGATGTGGCGAATGTTCTCCAGAGAGCCAATCTGCAAGTACAAAACAGGAATATCTTGGATTGGCTAATTTCCTTAGGCTTTGATACAGAGTCTCTACCTTTGAAAAGGCAGATTTTTCAATTATCAAGCCTAGAAAAGCCGCAGACTGATGCAGATGCAGAGTCATACTTTACAACAAAGACAGTGCAGCAAGTTGTTCTAGATCACAGAGAATGTGACTGTCCAGCTTCTGAAATCCCTTTGTTAACAAGGCCTGGGAAACCTTTTAAACCAAGCTGTGTTTATATTGTAACCGGAGGGCTTTCTGGATTGGGACTAGAAACGGTAAAGTTCATTGCCCATAATGGTGGAGGTTGTATTGCAACACTGTCCAGAAGTACTCTGACTGATGAAATGCAGTTTGAAATGGAACTCCTCCAAAGAAGATATGAGGTGACAATCATGAATGTCCAGTGTGATGTTTCTGTGTCGATGCAGGTTGTGGACGCGATCTCAAAGATCAAACAACGATTCTCCTCTTGTTCAATCAAAGGAGTGTTTCACAGTGCTGCAGTATTACATGATGCGTTGATCAAAAACCTCGATGAGTCCCTCTTCCGAAAGGTGATGAAGCCCAAAGTGAGTGGGGCTCTAAACCTACACTATGCAACACTTCACAACAAACTGGATTTCTTTGTGTGCTACTCCTCCATCTCTTCATTCATCGGCAATGCCTCACAGTGTAACTATGCAGCAGCCAATTCTTTCCTCGACGCATTCTGTCATTATCGAAGAAACCTTGGACTTGCTGGTCAGTCCATCAACTGGGGCCCTTTAAACCTTGGCCTCTTGTTGAACAAAGACCATTTCCAAAAGTTCCTGGAGGCAAAGGGGATGATGGTAATGGATGTGTGTGATGTGCAAGAGGCACTTGAAAAGTGTATTGTGATAAACAGACCACAACAAGTCATATGCAAGTTCAACTTCAAAAATCTGCACATTCATGTACTTTCACAAAATGCATCTCTCAGAGAGCGGCTGTCAGCTTTAGTGGAAATGGAGCTAAAAGATGAACTAAGCAATGAACCCAGGGTTCAGAATTTGTCTTCCACACATGGAAGTGTGAGATCAATTGTCAGTGACATCAGCAATGTTGGTGTAGATGAGCTGGATGATGACTCAGCTCTGTCTGCGCTGGGTATTGACTCAATGTTGGCCATGACTCTGCAGAATAAGATTTTCCAAGAGACAGGTGTGAATGTGCCTTTGGTTAGAATATTGGACCCGAACAGTACACTGGCTACTTTGTCAGCTATTGTAAAGAATAATGAATAA
- the yme1l1a gene encoding ATP-dependent zinc metalloprotease YME1L1 isoform X1, with protein sequence MFSLSTCFQPQQMIVPLSQLINALHSLKNSATASVQALHKDFIPEHSSYLKEPSVSLRDLGLSEIRASQLDELVSRLLPIPGPEEPPTVPSIWRSSHVSSDSFFHNKHGFSHRRLGVFGSPIFHRQYHSPLKEACSELQFLPVWIQSRGFKTLKSRTRRTESGYDGPVESEAYTPAFMKGLLQREKAPEAQSLDELLKQKHLPDNQQEAFKTGFTEGFMRSQAFTQRTQASLRRTRIILLALLLLGIYGLSRTPFLSGKGSFSDAVRFRTTSGLDSAVDPIQMKNVTFEHVKGAEEAKNELQDVVDFLKNPEKFTVLGGKLPKGILLVGPPGTGKTLLARAVAGEADVPFYYASGSEFDEMFVGVGASRIRNLFKEAKANAPCVIFIDELDSVGGKRIESPMHPYSRQTINQLLAEMDGFKPNEGVIVIGATNFAEALDTALVRPGRFDMQVTVPRPDVKGRTEILNWYLSKIKMDPAVEAEIIARGTVGFTGAELENLVNQAALKAAMDEKEMVTMKDLEFAKDKILMGPERKSVDIDKKNKTITAYHESGHAIVAYYTKDAMPINKATIMPRGPTLGHVSMLPENDRWSETRAQLLAQMDVSMGGRVAEELIFGDDNITTGASSDFDGATKIAKMMVTRFGMSDKLGVMTYSDVTKQSPETQAAIEQEVRVLLKDSYERAKNILKTYNKEHKKLADALLAYETLNAKEIQMVLEGKSLDQQIPQ encoded by the exons ATGTTTTCACTGTCAACGTGTTTTCAGCCACAGCAG ATGATAGTGCCCCTCAGCCAGCTCATCAATGCCCTCCACTCTCTGAAGAACTCAGCCACAGCGTCAGTCCAGGCCCTGCACAAAGATTTCATTCCAGAGCACAGTTCATATCTAAAAGAG CCCAGTGTGAGTCTGAGGGACCTTGGCCTGTCGGAGATCAGGGCGAGTCAGCTGGATGAGCTGGTCAGCAGGTTACTGCCTATCCCCGGGCCAGAAGAACCTCCCACTGTTCCTTCCATATGGAGGTCGAGTCacgtttcttcagacagcttctTTCACAACAAGCATG GGTTTTCACACAGAAGGTTGGGTGTTTTTGGCTCCCCAATATTCCACAGACAATACCACAGTCCTCTAAAAGAAGCTTGCTCAGAGCTACAATTCTTGCCCG TATGGATCCAGAGTCGGGGTTTCAAGACACTTAAATCAAGGACCAGACGGACGGAGTCTGGTTATGACGGTCCGGTAGAGTCCGAGGCCTACACACCAGCCTTCATGAAG GGATTGCTTCAGAGGGAAAAGGCACCAGAAGCCCAATCACTGGACGAGCTGCTGAAACAAAAGCACCTTCCAGATAACCAGCAGGAGGCTTTCAAGACGGGGTTCACCGAGGGGTTCATGAGGTCTCAGGCCTTCACTCAGAGAACACAAG CGTCGCTGAGGAGAACCAGGATTATCCTGTTGGCTCTCCTACTTCTTGGTATTTATGGCTTGTCAAGAACCCCGTTTCTCTCGGGTAAAGGCTCCTTTTCTGATGCTG TGAGGTTTCGCACCACATCTGGTCTTGACTCAGCAGTCGACCCCATCCAGATGAAGAATGTGACATTTGAGCACGTCAAAGGAGCAGAGGAGGCGAAGAATGAATTACAAGATGTTGTGGATTTTCTCAAGAACCCCGAGAAATTTACTGTTCTGGGCGGAAAGCTGCCTAAAg GAATCCTCCTTGTTGGTCCACCAGGCACAGGAAAGACTCTGTTAGCACGGGCTGTGGCTGGGGAGGCTGATGTGCCTTTCTACTACGCCTCCGGATCAGAGTTTGATGAGATGTTCGTGGGTGTTGGTGCGAGTCGAATCAGGAACCTTTTCA AAGAGGCAAAAGCGAACGCTCCTTGTGTTATCTTCATTGATGAGCTGGACAGCGTTGGCGGAAAGAGGATCGAGTCTCCAATGCATCCCTATTCTAGACAAACCAtcaaccagctgctggctgaaATGGATGG GTTTAAACCAAACGAGGGCGTCATCGTTATTGGTGCTACAAACTTTGCAGAGGCTTTGGACAC CGCTCTGGTGAGGCCAGGAAGGTTTGACATGCAGGTGACGGTCCCTCGTCCCGATGTGAAAGGACGCACTGAAATTCTCAACTGGTACCTCTCGAAGATCAAAATGGACCCTG CTGTGGAAGCAGAGATTATTGCCCGGGGCACGGTGGGCTTCACTGGGGCAGAGCTGGAGAACCTGGTCAACCAGGCGGCCCTGAAGGCAGCCATGGACGAGAAAGAGATGGTCACAATGAAGGATCTGGAGTTCGCTAAGGACAAGATCCTCATGG GCCCTGAGAGGAAGAGTGTCGATATCGACAAGAAGAATAAGACCATCACAGCCTACCATGAGTCCGGCCATGCTATTGTTGCCTATTACACCAAAGATGCAATGCCCATCAATAAGGCCACCATCATGCCTAGAGGTCCAACTCTTGGCCAT GTGTCCATGCTCCCAGAGAATGACCGTTGGAGTGAGACCAGAGCCCAGCTGCTGGCTCAGATGGATGTCAGTATGGGCGGCCGAGTAGCAGAGGAGCTCATCTTTGGAGATGATAACATCACCACTG GAGCCTCCAGTGACTTCGATGGAGCAACCAAAATAGCAAAAATGATGGTGACCAGGTTCGGCATGAGTGACAAG CTTGGTGTCATGACCTACAGCGACGTGACCAAGCAGAGCCCCGAGACACAGGCCGCCATCGAGCAGGAAGTCAGGGTTTTACTGAAG GACTCATACGAACGTGCTAAAAACATCCTGAAGACATACAACAAGGAGCACAAGAAGCTAGCTGATGCCCTGCTCGCATATGAAACTCTGAATGCCAAGGAGATCCAGATGGTGCTGGAGGGCAAATCATTGGACCAGCAGATACCTCAGTAG
- the yme1l1a gene encoding ATP-dependent zinc metalloprotease YME1L1 isoform X2 translates to MFSLSTCFQPQQMIVPLSQLINALHSLKNSATASVQALHKDFIPEHSSYLKEPSVSLRDLGLSEIRASQLDELVSRLLPIPGPEEPPTVPSIWRSSHVSSDSFFHNKHGFSHRRLGVFGSPIFHRQYHSPLKEACSELQFLPVWIQSRGFKTLKSRTRRTESGYDGPVESEAYTPAFMKGLLQREKAPEAQSLDELLKQKHLPDNQQEAFKTGFTEGFMRSQAFTQRTQASLRRTRIILLALLLLGIYGLSRTPFLSVRFRTTSGLDSAVDPIQMKNVTFEHVKGAEEAKNELQDVVDFLKNPEKFTVLGGKLPKGILLVGPPGTGKTLLARAVAGEADVPFYYASGSEFDEMFVGVGASRIRNLFKEAKANAPCVIFIDELDSVGGKRIESPMHPYSRQTINQLLAEMDGFKPNEGVIVIGATNFAEALDTALVRPGRFDMQVTVPRPDVKGRTEILNWYLSKIKMDPAVEAEIIARGTVGFTGAELENLVNQAALKAAMDEKEMVTMKDLEFAKDKILMGPERKSVDIDKKNKTITAYHESGHAIVAYYTKDAMPINKATIMPRGPTLGHVSMLPENDRWSETRAQLLAQMDVSMGGRVAEELIFGDDNITTGASSDFDGATKIAKMMVTRFGMSDKLGVMTYSDVTKQSPETQAAIEQEVRVLLKDSYERAKNILKTYNKEHKKLADALLAYETLNAKEIQMVLEGKSLDQQIPQ, encoded by the exons ATGTTTTCACTGTCAACGTGTTTTCAGCCACAGCAG ATGATAGTGCCCCTCAGCCAGCTCATCAATGCCCTCCACTCTCTGAAGAACTCAGCCACAGCGTCAGTCCAGGCCCTGCACAAAGATTTCATTCCAGAGCACAGTTCATATCTAAAAGAG CCCAGTGTGAGTCTGAGGGACCTTGGCCTGTCGGAGATCAGGGCGAGTCAGCTGGATGAGCTGGTCAGCAGGTTACTGCCTATCCCCGGGCCAGAAGAACCTCCCACTGTTCCTTCCATATGGAGGTCGAGTCacgtttcttcagacagcttctTTCACAACAAGCATG GGTTTTCACACAGAAGGTTGGGTGTTTTTGGCTCCCCAATATTCCACAGACAATACCACAGTCCTCTAAAAGAAGCTTGCTCAGAGCTACAATTCTTGCCCG TATGGATCCAGAGTCGGGGTTTCAAGACACTTAAATCAAGGACCAGACGGACGGAGTCTGGTTATGACGGTCCGGTAGAGTCCGAGGCCTACACACCAGCCTTCATGAAG GGATTGCTTCAGAGGGAAAAGGCACCAGAAGCCCAATCACTGGACGAGCTGCTGAAACAAAAGCACCTTCCAGATAACCAGCAGGAGGCTTTCAAGACGGGGTTCACCGAGGGGTTCATGAGGTCTCAGGCCTTCACTCAGAGAACACAAG CGTCGCTGAGGAGAACCAGGATTATCCTGTTGGCTCTCCTACTTCTTGGTATTTATGGCTTGTCAAGAACCCCGTTTCTCTCGG TGAGGTTTCGCACCACATCTGGTCTTGACTCAGCAGTCGACCCCATCCAGATGAAGAATGTGACATTTGAGCACGTCAAAGGAGCAGAGGAGGCGAAGAATGAATTACAAGATGTTGTGGATTTTCTCAAGAACCCCGAGAAATTTACTGTTCTGGGCGGAAAGCTGCCTAAAg GAATCCTCCTTGTTGGTCCACCAGGCACAGGAAAGACTCTGTTAGCACGGGCTGTGGCTGGGGAGGCTGATGTGCCTTTCTACTACGCCTCCGGATCAGAGTTTGATGAGATGTTCGTGGGTGTTGGTGCGAGTCGAATCAGGAACCTTTTCA AAGAGGCAAAAGCGAACGCTCCTTGTGTTATCTTCATTGATGAGCTGGACAGCGTTGGCGGAAAGAGGATCGAGTCTCCAATGCATCCCTATTCTAGACAAACCAtcaaccagctgctggctgaaATGGATGG GTTTAAACCAAACGAGGGCGTCATCGTTATTGGTGCTACAAACTTTGCAGAGGCTTTGGACAC CGCTCTGGTGAGGCCAGGAAGGTTTGACATGCAGGTGACGGTCCCTCGTCCCGATGTGAAAGGACGCACTGAAATTCTCAACTGGTACCTCTCGAAGATCAAAATGGACCCTG CTGTGGAAGCAGAGATTATTGCCCGGGGCACGGTGGGCTTCACTGGGGCAGAGCTGGAGAACCTGGTCAACCAGGCGGCCCTGAAGGCAGCCATGGACGAGAAAGAGATGGTCACAATGAAGGATCTGGAGTTCGCTAAGGACAAGATCCTCATGG GCCCTGAGAGGAAGAGTGTCGATATCGACAAGAAGAATAAGACCATCACAGCCTACCATGAGTCCGGCCATGCTATTGTTGCCTATTACACCAAAGATGCAATGCCCATCAATAAGGCCACCATCATGCCTAGAGGTCCAACTCTTGGCCAT GTGTCCATGCTCCCAGAGAATGACCGTTGGAGTGAGACCAGAGCCCAGCTGCTGGCTCAGATGGATGTCAGTATGGGCGGCCGAGTAGCAGAGGAGCTCATCTTTGGAGATGATAACATCACCACTG GAGCCTCCAGTGACTTCGATGGAGCAACCAAAATAGCAAAAATGATGGTGACCAGGTTCGGCATGAGTGACAAG CTTGGTGTCATGACCTACAGCGACGTGACCAAGCAGAGCCCCGAGACACAGGCCGCCATCGAGCAGGAAGTCAGGGTTTTACTGAAG GACTCATACGAACGTGCTAAAAACATCCTGAAGACATACAACAAGGAGCACAAGAAGCTAGCTGATGCCCTGCTCGCATATGAAACTCTGAATGCCAAGGAGATCCAGATGGTGCTGGAGGGCAAATCATTGGACCAGCAGATACCTCAGTAG
- the LOC114549612 gene encoding serine/threonine-protein kinase greatwall-like, translated as MDADEKHDSSRNDKSVDTPKPPSIEDFLLLKPISRGAFGKVYLARKKCNSRLYAIKMTKKADMVDKNMMGQMKAERDALALSKSPFVVHLFYSLQTATKIYLVMEYLIGGDVKSLLHIYGVCLGNPSHVM; from the exons ATGGACGCAGATGAAAAGCACGACTCCAGCAGAAATGATAAATCGGTGGATACTCCTAAACCGCCTTCAATCGAGGATTTCCTCCTTTTGAAGCCTATCAGCCGGGGAGCTTTTGGCAAGGTTTACCTTGCACGGAAGAAGTGCAATTCGCGATTATATGCCATTAAA ATGACAAAGAAAGCAGACATGGTTGATAAAAATATGATGGGCCAGATGAAGGCGGAGAGAGATGCACTTGCTTTGAGCAAAAGCCCCTTCGTGGTTCACCTGTTTTACTCCCTTCAGACAGCCACCAAGATCTATCTG gTAATGGAATACCTCATTGGTGGAGATGTCAAATCTCTGCTTCACATCTATG